The proteins below are encoded in one region of Ferruginibacter lapsinanis:
- the atpB gene encoding F0F1 ATP synthase subunit A, with product MAARSIKSLLVAVLSVFFMLFSFNVKAQHEAPETAEGHHTEKKEGFNAKEVIFGHIMDAHEFHFLSYKGKDGEHHALSIPLPVILYSPQKGFSVFMSSAFGHHGEHEVKGYKISEEGKITAVDASVKVYDFSLTRNVVQMILALAILCWLMLSVAKTYSKGQGVTSAPKGKQNLVEVLVAFVRDEIAKPNLGHKVNKYLPYLLTVFFFILINNIFGLIPGTANVTGNIAFTAILGVISFVVILASSNGHYWGHIFNPPGVPLGVKFILVPVEFLSVFIKPFALIIRLFANMVAGHIIIICLISMIFIFAEKITMGAGWGISPVSLAFTIFIYFIEVLVAFLQAFIFTMLTAVFIGQAFEGEHHGGEHHDDAVVI from the coding sequence ATGGCAGCAAGGAGCATCAAATCATTACTGGTAGCGGTTTTAAGTGTATTTTTTATGCTTTTTTCATTTAATGTAAAAGCACAACATGAAGCACCTGAAACTGCTGAAGGTCATCATACAGAGAAAAAAGAAGGATTTAATGCCAAAGAAGTAATTTTTGGCCACATAATGGATGCTCATGAATTCCACTTTTTGTCTTACAAAGGCAAGGATGGAGAGCATCATGCATTATCTATTCCCCTACCAGTTATTTTGTATTCTCCTCAAAAAGGATTTTCTGTTTTTATGTCTTCAGCGTTTGGCCATCATGGTGAGCATGAAGTGAAGGGATACAAGATCAGTGAAGAGGGTAAAATTACTGCTGTAGATGCCTCGGTAAAAGTGTACGATTTCTCTTTGACTCGTAACGTAGTTCAAATGATCTTAGCATTGGCTATCCTTTGCTGGTTAATGCTTAGTGTTGCAAAAACTTACTCAAAAGGACAAGGGGTAACATCTGCGCCAAAAGGAAAACAAAATCTGGTGGAAGTATTAGTAGCTTTCGTAAGAGACGAGATCGCTAAACCAAATCTTGGGCATAAAGTAAACAAGTATCTACCTTATCTCCTAACAGTATTTTTCTTTATTCTTATCAATAATATATTCGGCTTAATACCCGGAACAGCGAATGTTACAGGAAATATTGCTTTCACTGCCATATTAGGTGTTATCTCTTTCGTAGTAATATTAGCAAGTTCTAATGGTCATTATTGGGGGCATATTTTTAATCCTCCCGGAGTGCCATTAGGAGTTAAATTCATTTTGGTTCCGGTGGAATTTTTGAGTGTATTCATCAAGCCATTTGCGTTGATCATAAGGTTGTTTGCCAACATGGTAGCAGGTCACATTATTATCATTTGTTTGATCTCGATGATATTCATCTTTGCCGAAAAAATTACCATGGGTGCAGGTTGGGGAATATCTCCTGTGTCATTGGCATTTACAATTTTTATTTATTTCATTGAAGTATTAGTAGCGTTTTTACAAGCGTTCATCTTTACAATGCTTACAGCTGTGTTTATCGGTCAGGCATTTGAAGGGGAGCATCATGGTGGCGAACATCATGACGATGCGGTAGTTATTTAA